The Osmerus eperlanus chromosome 7, fOsmEpe2.1, whole genome shotgun sequence genome includes a region encoding these proteins:
- the LOC134024256 gene encoding ataxin-1-like, whose protein sequence is MKSAQERSNGCLPPKKREILALEQRPVVVAAAATAAPDNQHTENLAWLASVASERCRSTETSSPRFPVSSPSSSSSVAPSLSAVPLTSLPTIYPTTLTQQGGTIQYAQLAPNVQFISSALTGPYAGYISSQILPTNAISNPASGPQRPQLDGYTTLVSQGSKGEQQQFQISLSPDLAVSSTHVSSQYIHLDSTPLTVSAPSGHLQLHPHSGVLPHTLTLGPSQLLVQYADGPPAKKVEGPNKGLVNGDLELGLGKPTAVVKAAGAGHPLNNQQQVHGYEARHILLPADYGQEGSGLQTSLVLVASPQPSTGPELDTGPNKIISSLVHTDKGGICLGRPVSRTSSFSSLSSSDTLKPSTPHTVIQTSHPAEDLPASLYSSGQTPIIGYIASTGHQHAVSYHATLPQHLVIPGGQSLLIPVSSAGGTRTSDLEVPRSMTATATTPQLTTAMPHAYLATALAKCELLGSDGHQTPPVVQAQVLPIVPVNSTPTVVASSSVAAPAPSPAAPVSIQASSTSPAALPPFFMRGSIIQLADGELKRVEDLRTEDFIQSAEISSELKIDSSTVERIDCSLTPNAVVIQFAVGELKAQVCVEVLVEYPFFVFGQGWSSCCPDRTTQLFELSCAKLCVGDVCVSLTLRSLRNGSLIAGQGSEIKLRSSQGPEPFQGPGQCSDSPVRTSPNHTAHKAANADCLEKDRGPGPSTGTTGSAELRQIEQRRTQSADADKPLGRKRRWSAPERDQTEKAEEEPPMTLPKPSFLPHEVKVSIEGRSTTGS, encoded by the exons ATGAAGTCCGCTCAGGAGCGGAGTAATGGCTGCCTGCCTCCTAAGAAACGAGAGATCCTCGCGCTGGAGCAGCGCCCGGTGGTCGTGGCCGCCGCTGCGACAGCTGCCCCAGACAACCAGCACACAGAGAACCTGGCGTGGCTGGCCAGCGTAGCCAGCGAGCGCTGCCGGTCCACCGAGACCAGCAGTCCCCGGTTtcccgtctcctccccctcctcttcttcctctgttGCCCCCTCCCTGTCGGCGGTgcccctgacctccctccccaccatctACCCCACGACCCTCACCCAGCAGGGTGGCACCATACAGTATGCCCAACTCGCACCCAACGTCCAGTTTATAAGCTCCGCCCTCACCGGGCCCTACGCTGGCTACATCTCTTCCCAGATCCTCCCCACTAATGCCATCTCCAACCCTGCCTCTGGCCCACAGCGCCCCCAGCTTGATGGCTACACCACCCTGGTCTCCCAGGGGAGCAAGGGCGAGCAGCAGCAGTTCCAAATCAGCCTCTCCCCAGACCTGgctgtctcctccacccacgTCTCCAGCCAGTACATCCACCTGGACAGCACTCCTCTGACCGTCTCCGCCCCCTCCGGacacctccagctccaccctCACTCAGGGGTCCTCCCCCATACCCTCACCCTCGGCCCCTCCCAGCTGCTGGTGCAGTACGCCGACGGCCCCCCAGCCAAGAAAGTGGAGGGGCCCAACAAGGGTCTGGTAAACGGAGACCTGGAGTTGGGACTGGGTAAGCCAACGGCTGTGGTGAAGGCAGCAGGAGCTGGACATCCACTTAACAACCAGCAGCAGGTTCATGGCTATGAGGCCAGGCATATCCTGCTGCCGGCAGACTATGGCCAGGAGGGCTCCGGCCTGCAGAcctccctggtcctggtggccagcccccagcccagcaCCGGACCTGAGCTGGACACTGGCCCCAACAAGATCATCTCCTCCCTTGTCCACACTGACAAGGGGGGCATCTGCCTGGGGAGGCCAGTCTCCAggacctcctccttctcctccctgtcctcctccgacACCCTgaagccctccaccccccacacgGTCATCCAGACCTCTCACCCTGCCGAGGATCTGCCAGCGAGCCTCTACTCCTCCGGCCAGACCCCTATTATCGGCTACATAGCCAGTACGGGCCACCAGCACGCCGTGAGCTACCACGCCACGCTGCCCCAGCACCTGGTCATCCCTGGGGGCCAGTCCCTGCTCATACCTGTCAGCAGCGCCGGTGGCACCCGAACCTCAGACCTGGAGGTTCCTCGCTCCATGACAGCCACGGCCACCACCCCTCAGCTGACTACCGCCATGCCCCATGCCTACCTCGCCACTGCCCTGGCCAAGTGTGAGTTGCTGGGCTCCGATGGACACCAAACTCCTCCTGTGGTCCAGGCCCAGGTTTTGCCCATTGTCCCTGTAAACTCCACCCCTACTGTGGTAGCCTCGTCCTCAGTCGCGGCCCCAGCCCCGTCCCCTGCTGCCCCTGTCTCCATCCaggcttcctccacctctccggcTGCCCTGCCTCCTTTCTTCATGCGCGGCTCCATCATCCAGCTGGCGGACGGGGAGCTGAAGAGGGTGGAGGACTTGCGGACCGAGGACTTCATTCAGAGCGCTGAGATCAGCAGCGAGCTCAAGATCGACTCATCTACCGTGGAGAGGATCGACTGCAGCCTGACGCCCAACGCTGTGGTCATTCAGTTCGCTGTGGGGGAGCTCAAGGCTCAG gtgtgtgtggaggtgctaGTGGAGTACCCCTTCTTCGTATTTGGCCAGGGCTGGTCATCTTGCTGCCCTGACCGGACCACCCAGCTTTTCGAGCTGTCGTGCGCCAAGCTGTGTGTTggcgacgtgtgtgtgtccttgaccCTGCGGAGCCTGAGGAATGGCTCCCTGATTGCCGGCCAGGGGTCAGAGATCAAGCTGAGGAGCAGCCAGGGCCCGGAGCCCTTCCAGGGGCCTGGCCAGTGCTCGGACTCCCCTGTCAGGACCAGTCCCAATCATACTGCACATAAAGCAGCCAATGCAGACTGTCTGGAGAAGGATAGAGGCCCAGGCCCAAGCACGGGAACCACAGGGAGCGCTGAGCTGAGACAGATCGAACAGAGGAGAACACAGTCGGCCGATGCGGACAAACCGCTGGGCCGTAAGCGGCGCTGGTCAGCCCCGGAAAGGGACCAGACAGAGAAGGCGGAGGAGGAGCCGCCCATGACGCTGCCCaaaccctccttcctccctcacgaGGTGAAGGTCAGCATCGAGGGCAGATCCACCACTGGCAGCTGA